A stretch of Shewanella dokdonensis DNA encodes these proteins:
- a CDS encoding YdbH domain-containing protein, which yields MISRKRLLYLTLTSLVCGLLLLSMLLAASWWLLTQKQTWWLPQLNQQLQAKGIQITALSWHIATWDTLTLPQLTVNYQGSQLQFEQLQLRLRQPISLPRLWQWYQQNTPTAAIGSPQWLLENIQDVSYQHAQLLLTPQLLLPGDDNKALSLPLSSVLPNIRLNDTEIAFVNASPTRFRLRLPQLTLSHDGKIASQLEWWQQTQWQALMALSGDLHTQLPTSTGTSQQAWQAHLTLTPDAVQAAVTQLADDINAKTLQTAYPWLQTDLLQKLPHIAGTLAAKVQLGLQQGNTAVTVCWTAPALWLPAAADTHLNFTPQTSVECPANSVSFAFNATDQQQQLALAPVQLSLQTSALQRQKLLQWLDIWRATPTPTDDQAIEALLSHISQALHQPATAPVVGLTLEIAEGATLDLAQQTLALPALQLTPAVASATDWLTLNLRHLTLAPANKPAPMTAQLDDSIQHSLQQLLQQIPALQLQADWQLQLHLPQGLQWQQADLTLSSHSVLAHVAGNLQLDGNNTELSVSVAKEAQLHTQALQFKQADKLALEIANSDTQFTQALQFTLTPQWLQLTLPEVEQHLSGLASRIADVQANIGQLKLTLPGIPQQKWQWHQLAALTQLQALAFKQRLAVDAEGIHISQKRQTKLGARTETILNLSNMSLAEQWQWDGKRLSSQEQWQLDNLKFTSQHQLRPYLQATAIAIAGYDLSGHWQMQAPLTAIQALAAKNLVLSGDWQLRGTAHLNADIDLQQRGSAFTLSGQLRPQLDEVAGSYRQLPFEGLQTSSDCRFILDKAASQSATAAVNCQQLALKMAAFNPGVLLDNVSLDGDISLTPELDAQKRQQAGNWLLPGFNDADIQLSANAQTLGGQLSLPRFRLRLNQPSDAYLLLQGLDLHQLLQANPQQGIDASGLFDGVLPLAITNNQLTVSGGHLASRAPGGFIRVGNNPAVQQMRQGQPYLDFVFSTLEELQYQEINSTFDMAPSGDATLNMAIKGHGKGVERPIELNYSHEENLLQLLRSLSIGDRLQTQLEASMQ from the coding sequence ATGATTAGCCGCAAGCGTTTGCTCTATCTGACGCTGACCTCATTAGTCTGTGGCCTGTTGCTGCTATCAATGCTGCTGGCTGCTAGCTGGTGGTTGCTGACGCAAAAGCAAACATGGTGGTTACCGCAACTTAATCAGCAGTTGCAGGCAAAAGGCATCCAGATAACCGCGCTTAGTTGGCATATTGCTACCTGGGATACGCTCACACTGCCGCAATTGACAGTCAATTATCAAGGCAGCCAACTGCAATTTGAGCAACTCCAGCTACGCCTGCGACAACCAATCAGTTTGCCGAGACTATGGCAGTGGTATCAGCAAAATACTCCAACGGCGGCAATTGGCAGCCCGCAATGGTTATTAGAGAATATTCAGGACGTCAGCTACCAGCATGCACAGCTATTATTGACGCCTCAGTTATTGTTACCCGGGGACGACAACAAGGCGCTGTCATTGCCGCTATCCTCGGTATTACCCAATATTCGTCTCAATGATACCGAAATCGCCTTTGTTAACGCCTCACCTACTCGTTTTCGCTTAAGATTGCCGCAACTGACGTTAAGCCATGATGGCAAAATTGCCAGCCAACTCGAGTGGTGGCAACAAACGCAGTGGCAAGCGTTAATGGCGCTCAGCGGCGATCTACACACGCAGTTGCCCACATCCACAGGCACATCACAACAGGCGTGGCAGGCGCACTTGACCCTGACGCCCGATGCGGTGCAGGCCGCCGTAACACAGCTGGCGGATGATATAAACGCCAAGACACTGCAAACCGCCTATCCCTGGTTACAGACAGATTTGCTGCAAAAATTGCCACATATCGCCGGGACGCTCGCAGCAAAAGTGCAATTGGGATTACAGCAAGGTAATACTGCGGTAACCGTTTGCTGGACAGCGCCTGCGCTATGGTTGCCCGCAGCGGCGGATACACATTTAAATTTCACGCCACAGACTAGCGTCGAATGTCCGGCAAACAGTGTGTCCTTCGCCTTCAATGCCACTGACCAGCAACAACAGTTAGCGCTGGCGCCAGTGCAGTTATCGCTCCAAACTTCAGCCTTGCAACGGCAAAAACTGTTACAGTGGCTCGATATCTGGCGAGCGACGCCAACACCGACTGACGACCAAGCCATCGAAGCGCTGCTGTCACACATAAGCCAAGCCCTGCACCAACCTGCCACCGCGCCAGTTGTTGGGCTAACCCTAGAAATAGCAGAAGGCGCAACACTGGATCTGGCGCAGCAAACCTTGGCACTCCCAGCACTGCAATTAACCCCAGCTGTAGCTTCAGCAACTGACTGGCTGACACTTAACCTGAGGCATTTGACCTTGGCGCCAGCTAACAAACCCGCGCCGATGACAGCGCAGCTAGACGATAGTATCCAGCACTCACTGCAACAACTGTTACAGCAGATTCCTGCCCTGCAATTACAGGCCGACTGGCAGTTACAACTTCACCTGCCACAAGGGTTACAGTGGCAACAGGCTGATTTGACACTCAGCAGCCACAGCGTTCTTGCGCATGTTGCCGGCAACTTACAACTCGATGGCAACAACACTGAACTCTCGGTCTCTGTCGCCAAAGAGGCCCAATTGCACACGCAAGCATTACAGTTTAAACAAGCCGATAAACTGGCACTGGAGATTGCCAACAGTGACACTCAGTTCACCCAAGCATTGCAGTTCACCCTAACCCCACAATGGTTGCAACTGACATTACCAGAGGTCGAGCAACACCTCAGCGGATTAGCGAGTCGCATCGCCGATGTTCAGGCCAATATTGGCCAACTCAAGTTGACGTTACCGGGAATACCTCAGCAGAAATGGCAATGGCATCAACTCGCTGCCTTAACGCAACTACAAGCGCTGGCATTCAAGCAACGCTTGGCAGTCGATGCCGAAGGTATTCATATCAGTCAAAAACGCCAAACAAAACTCGGCGCACGCACAGAGACAATATTGAATCTCAGCAACATGTCACTGGCAGAACAATGGCAATGGGATGGCAAGCGTCTCAGCAGTCAAGAACAGTGGCAACTGGACAATTTGAAATTTACCAGCCAGCACCAGTTGCGACCCTATCTGCAAGCAACTGCAATTGCAATTGCCGGATACGATTTGAGCGGACACTGGCAAATGCAAGCGCCGCTGACGGCTATTCAAGCATTAGCGGCTAAAAATCTGGTGTTATCCGGTGACTGGCAGTTGCGTGGTACCGCGCACCTTAATGCTGACATTGACCTGCAACAACGGGGAAGCGCATTTACCCTGAGTGGTCAGCTACGACCACAACTCGATGAGGTCGCAGGCAGTTATCGACAATTACCCTTTGAAGGATTACAGACCAGCAGTGATTGCCGTTTTATATTGGATAAAGCCGCCAGTCAATCGGCAACCGCAGCCGTTAACTGCCAGCAATTAGCCTTGAAAATGGCCGCCTTCAATCCCGGTGTATTACTGGATAATGTCAGCCTCGATGGTGATATTTCTCTGACCCCCGAACTGGATGCACAAAAACGTCAACAAGCCGGCAACTGGTTGCTGCCGGGATTTAACGATGCCGATATCCAACTGTCGGCCAACGCCCAGACCCTTGGCGGACAGTTATCACTGCCACGTTTTCGTTTGCGGCTAAACCAGCCATCGGACGCCTATCTGCTATTACAGGGGCTGGATCTGCATCAATTATTGCAGGCCAATCCGCAACAAGGCATTGATGCAAGCGGCCTATTTGACGGTGTATTGCCGCTGGCCATTACCAATAATCAACTAACCGTTAGCGGCGGCCATCTGGCATCCCGCGCGCCCGGGGGATTTATCCGTGTAGGCAATAACCCCGCCGTGCAGCAGATGCGCCAAGGCCAGCCCTATCTTGATTTTGTGTTTTCGACATTGGAGGAGTTGCAATACCAGGAAATCAACAGCACTTTTGATATGGCGCCCTCTGGCGACGCCACCCTTAACATGGCAATCAAAGGTCATGGTAAGGGCGTGGAGCGACCGATTGAGTTAAACTACAGCCATGAAGAGAACCTGCTGCAACTGCTTCGTAGTCTGTCAATTGGTGACCGATTGCAAACGCAGCTTGAAGCATCCATGCAGTGA
- a CDS encoding D-hexose-6-phosphate mutarotase, protein MAVITTSVHPNGLEYIEVTSELCYARILLQGAQIDSFIPKGQAPLLWVSSADDYQPGNGIRGGIPVCWPWFGQHPNPGWPQHGFARNRQWRHLSSEIQDEVVTLKFVLPLLEADRRFWPHNTRVELHCRFGQQLRVSLININLDNHPVTLTQALHSYFPIGDIHQLVARGFKGAHYIEFGNGPYAQTTDDVHFVQETDRVYNGLGDEQQLQTPHGVIVVKRAHSQSAVLWNPWIEKSQRLSRFNDDDYLQMVCLEAANVREDAVTLAPGERHELTTEISWQI, encoded by the coding sequence ATGGCGGTGATCACAACCAGCGTCCACCCGAACGGACTTGAATATATCGAAGTAACCAGCGAGCTGTGCTACGCCCGGATCCTATTGCAGGGCGCGCAAATTGACAGTTTCATTCCCAAGGGGCAAGCACCTTTGTTGTGGGTATCCAGCGCCGATGATTACCAACCGGGCAACGGCATCCGAGGTGGCATTCCCGTATGCTGGCCATGGTTTGGTCAACATCCAAACCCTGGTTGGCCGCAACATGGATTTGCCAGAAATCGCCAATGGCGCCACCTCAGCAGTGAGATTCAAGATGAAGTGGTAACACTGAAATTTGTATTGCCGCTGCTAGAAGCTGACCGCCGTTTCTGGCCGCATAATACCCGAGTAGAGTTGCACTGCCGATTTGGCCAGCAATTGCGAGTCAGTCTGATCAACATCAATCTGGATAACCACCCGGTGACACTGACTCAGGCACTACACAGCTATTTTCCTATTGGAGATATTCATCAGTTAGTGGCTAGGGGTTTTAAAGGGGCACATTACATAGAGTTCGGCAACGGCCCTTATGCACAAACCACAGATGATGTTCATTTTGTACAAGAAACCGACAGGGTCTATAACGGACTCGGTGACGAGCAGCAATTACAGACGCCGCATGGCGTCATAGTGGTTAAAAGAGCACACAGTCAGTCGGCCGTATTGTGGAACCCTTGGATAGAAAAATCTCAGCGTTTATCACGTTTTAATGATGATGATTATCTGCAAATGGTCTGTCTGGAAGCGGCCAATGTACGGGAAGATGCCGTCACCTTAGCCCCCGGTGAGCGCCACGAGTTGACCACCGAAATCAGTTGGCAAATATAA
- a CDS encoding bifunctional 2',3'-cyclic-nucleotide 2'-phosphodiesterase/3'-nucleotidase has protein sequence MHKISLLTLAIAFSFNAFAQQSPQPATVKLRVLETSDLHANIMDYNYYAGKEDPTIGLARTASLIEAARKTADNAVLVDNGDLLQGSPMGDYMAYTGLQPGQVHPVYKAMNLLDYTVGNIGNHEFNYGLDFLHKSLSGARFPYINANVYCAAAECWDGIKQDQHLFTPYLIKPTQVTDTAGHSHTLNIGYIGFVPPQILQWDQQNLRGKVRADSIIETAKKLVPEMKAKGADIIIAIPHSGIGSTQNPGDPKAENAVYAITQVPGIDAVLFGHSHSIFPDARYRSLPNTDISKGLMNGIPAVMPGRWGDNMGQVDFTLQLQQNRWQIVAASAKAVPIYDGLGKQALVTADAHIHQAVAAEHQGTQAYMERPIGAAATDMYSFLAQVQDDPSVQIVADAQIAEVKAQLPETLKGLPVLSAAAPFKAGGRHGTTSDADQYIQVAKGTLTFKNAADLYLFPNTMVAVKVTGAELKDWLECSANQFNRIDPHSSKPQQLINYNHPTYNFDIIDGVSYRVDVTQPSKFDRDCQLLDPQASRIVDLSYRTPAGKVLTGQALAKQVFIVATNNYRAFGGKFAGTGSQHVVMELPNSNRDALVHYISTQSTFDASTGRYQTMVNPAADYNWDFADIPSDTPLDIRFTTQNSDKADAFIKEHQHRPMHKLHIDELGFAVYQIDLTGKH, from the coding sequence ATGCATAAAATATCACTGCTGACGCTGGCTATTGCTTTCAGTTTCAATGCCTTTGCGCAACAATCCCCACAGCCTGCCACGGTAAAACTGCGCGTGCTGGAAACATCCGATCTGCATGCCAATATCATGGATTACAACTACTATGCCGGGAAAGAAGACCCGACCATTGGACTAGCACGAACCGCCAGCCTGATAGAAGCAGCGCGTAAAACAGCCGACAATGCGGTGCTGGTTGATAATGGCGACCTGTTGCAGGGCAGTCCCATGGGAGATTACATGGCTTATACCGGACTACAGCCTGGGCAGGTCCATCCGGTATATAAGGCGATGAATCTGCTGGATTACACAGTGGGGAATATCGGTAATCATGAGTTCAACTATGGGTTGGATTTTCTGCATAAATCGCTGTCAGGCGCCCGTTTCCCTTACATCAATGCCAATGTTTATTGTGCCGCCGCCGAGTGCTGGGACGGTATTAAGCAAGATCAACACCTGTTCACCCCTTATCTGATAAAACCCACGCAAGTGACAGATACGGCGGGCCACAGCCACACTTTGAACATTGGCTACATTGGTTTTGTGCCACCGCAAATTCTGCAATGGGATCAACAGAATCTGCGCGGTAAAGTCCGTGCCGACAGCATCATAGAAACCGCAAAGAAACTGGTTCCTGAAATGAAAGCCAAAGGTGCTGATATCATTATTGCCATTCCGCATTCGGGGATCGGTTCCACACAAAACCCAGGAGATCCTAAGGCAGAAAATGCCGTTTATGCCATCACCCAAGTGCCCGGCATAGATGCGGTGTTATTCGGTCACAGCCATTCGATTTTCCCCGATGCGCGCTACCGTAGTTTACCCAACACCGATATCAGTAAAGGCCTGATGAACGGCATCCCAGCCGTGATGCCTGGTCGCTGGGGCGATAACATGGGCCAAGTGGATTTTACCCTGCAATTACAGCAAAACCGCTGGCAGATTGTAGCGGCCAGCGCTAAGGCAGTGCCTATTTACGATGGTCTTGGTAAACAAGCGCTAGTGACCGCCGATGCACATATTCATCAGGCCGTGGCCGCCGAGCATCAAGGAACACAGGCGTATATGGAACGCCCTATCGGTGCGGCCGCCACCGACATGTACAGTTTTCTCGCGCAAGTGCAAGACGATCCATCGGTTCAAATCGTGGCGGATGCGCAGATAGCAGAGGTGAAAGCACAGTTACCAGAAACACTAAAAGGCTTGCCAGTGTTATCAGCCGCCGCGCCATTCAAAGCTGGCGGACGTCACGGCACCACCAGTGATGCCGATCAGTATATTCAGGTGGCCAAAGGTACACTGACCTTCAAGAATGCCGCGGATCTTTATCTGTTCCCCAACACTATGGTGGCCGTCAAGGTGACGGGCGCAGAGTTAAAAGACTGGCTGGAGTGTTCTGCCAATCAATTCAACCGGATAGATCCGCACAGCAGCAAGCCGCAGCAGCTGATCAACTACAATCATCCCACTTACAACTTCGATATTATCGATGGTGTCAGTTATCGGGTTGATGTAACCCAGCCGAGTAAATTCGACCGTGACTGCCAGTTGCTGGATCCACAAGCATCGCGGATAGTCGACTTGAGTTATCGCACGCCGGCGGGGAAAGTGCTGACGGGCCAAGCGTTAGCTAAACAAGTATTTATTGTGGCCACCAATAACTACCGCGCTTTTGGTGGCAAATTTGCCGGCACTGGCAGCCAGCATGTGGTGATGGAATTGCCTAACAGTAATCGGGATGCTTTGGTGCACTACATCAGCACCCAGTCTACGTTTGATGCCAGCACGGGGCGATATCAGACCATGGTCAATCCGGCGGCAGACTATAACTGGGACTTTGCCGATATTCCTAGCGATACGCCGTTGGATATCCGTTTTACCACGCAAAATAGTGACAAAGCAGATGCCTTTATCAAGGAACATCAACACCGTCCGATGCATAAACTGCACATAGATGAACTGGGATTTGCCGTATATCAAATCGATTTGACGGGTAAGCACTGA
- a CDS encoding GFA family protein — protein MSDIQYPIHGSCQCGSVTYELLAPPLRVVACHCKACQKLSTSAFSITALVNAEDVVFHGEMKPWQRTADSGNINAAMFCPHCGNRIYHFNPAHPEKIKLKPSNLDDTRIIQPTTHGWVSEKQDWFQIPEGATQFPYQVEY, from the coding sequence ATGAGTGATATCCAATATCCTATCCACGGTAGCTGCCAGTGTGGCAGTGTCACCTATGAATTGCTGGCACCACCGCTGCGAGTGGTCGCTTGTCACTGCAAGGCTTGTCAAAAACTGTCTACCAGCGCTTTTAGCATTACCGCATTGGTTAATGCAGAGGATGTGGTTTTTCACGGCGAGATGAAACCTTGGCAGCGTACAGCTGACAGCGGTAACATCAATGCGGCGATGTTTTGCCCCCATTGTGGTAATCGCATCTATCACTTTAACCCGGCTCATCCTGAAAAGATCAAGTTGAAACCAAGCAATCTAGATGACACTCGGATTATTCAGCCGACAACGCATGGTTGGGTCAGTGAAAAACAGGATTGGTTTCAGATCCCTGAGGGCGCTACACAATTTCCCTATCAAGTAGAGTATTAA
- a CDS encoding GNAT family N-acetyltransferase has translation MLIRSMTADDAAAVSAVCMRSFSHSVANSLAAAGALTFATIASAEAFLKRLQEDNVILVATDETQIMGVVELRAGSHVSMFFVDPEYQKQGIGKQLLHTVLERAQTDDVTVNASLYSVPVYRKSGFECRGDVAEHAGLTYQPMVLHLLTAAD, from the coding sequence ATGTTGATTCGAAGCATGACGGCAGATGACGCCGCGGCTGTCAGCGCAGTCTGTATGCGTTCATTCAGTCATAGCGTTGCCAACTCATTGGCAGCCGCGGGGGCGCTAACCTTTGCGACTATTGCCAGCGCTGAGGCGTTTCTTAAACGGTTGCAGGAAGATAATGTCATTTTGGTTGCAACAGATGAGACTCAGATCATGGGGGTGGTGGAGTTGAGAGCGGGCAGTCATGTGTCCATGTTTTTTGTCGATCCTGAGTATCAAAAACAAGGTATCGGCAAACAGTTACTGCATACCGTGCTGGAACGTGCCCAAACCGATGATGTGACGGTGAATGCATCCCTCTATTCGGTTCCTGTGTATCGCAAGTCAGGTTTTGAGTGCCGGGGCGATGTGGCCGAACACGCGGGACTAACATATCAGCCAATGGTATTGCACTTGCTCACAGCTGCTGACTAA
- a CDS encoding ligand-binding sensor domain-containing protein, producing MTNCVRLVALATLFFACVMLLAAGTANASDVAPLNRYFKEIWTTRQGLPHNTVNSIAQTPEGYLWFTSWEGVARFNGNEFKIFGRDTTTGLPDVGTRASYLDQHGRLIIGGARGGLTTVKDGQWTPLVPVGVLINTIWVDQQNTMWIGTEGGGMFRQDADGTRQQWTMAQGLPSNTIYSFAKAPDNRIWIGTASGLVLWDHKQFTLVPTLRETPVFDLLNTENGLIIASENGVRRKVDDNFEFLHPQLQHVAVSKLLLDHQGCLWMGTVQQGIFRLSKRYGLEHLDAKQGMPSNRVLDIFEDKEQSIWIGTNGGLFRLRDAPFSTITTEQGLAGNYIRALLASENGDIWVGSSRG from the coding sequence ATGACAAACTGTGTCCGCTTGGTGGCGCTCGCCACGTTATTTTTTGCATGCGTTATGCTGCTGGCCGCGGGGACGGCTAACGCCAGTGATGTAGCACCTTTAAATCGATACTTCAAAGAGATCTGGACGACTCGCCAGGGATTACCTCATAACACAGTTAACAGCATAGCGCAGACCCCAGAAGGTTATTTGTGGTTTACCAGTTGGGAAGGGGTTGCCCGCTTTAACGGTAATGAATTCAAGATATTTGGTCGTGACACTACTACCGGGTTGCCAGATGTTGGCACCCGAGCTTCTTATCTGGATCAACATGGTCGTCTGATTATCGGTGGTGCCCGAGGTGGCCTAACAACCGTCAAAGATGGGCAATGGACGCCTTTGGTTCCGGTTGGGGTTTTGATCAACACCATCTGGGTAGATCAACAAAATACCATGTGGATTGGTACTGAAGGTGGCGGCATGTTCCGTCAGGACGCTGACGGCACTCGGCAACAGTGGACTATGGCGCAGGGGCTTCCCAGTAATACCATCTATAGTTTTGCGAAAGCGCCGGATAACCGCATCTGGATCGGTACGGCGAGTGGCCTAGTGCTGTGGGATCACAAGCAATTTACGCTAGTGCCGACCTTGCGTGAAACCCCAGTCTTCGACCTGCTGAATACCGAAAATGGCTTGATTATCGCCAGTGAAAACGGGGTGCGGCGTAAAGTGGACGATAATTTCGAATTTCTGCATCCGCAGCTACAGCATGTCGCTGTCTCCAAATTGTTGCTCGATCACCAGGGCTGTTTGTGGATGGGTACCGTACAGCAAGGGATTTTCCGTCTTAGCAAACGCTATGGGCTGGAACATCTGGATGCCAAGCAAGGGATGCCCAGCAACCGGGTACTGGATATTTTTGAGGACAAAGAACAAAGCATCTGGATTGGTACCAATGGCGGTTTATTCCGCCTGCGGGACGCGCCGTTTTCCACCATCACAACTGAACAAGGCTTGGCCGGTAACTATATTCGCGCGTTGTTAGCGTCTGAAAATGGTGACATCTGGGTGGGCAGTTCGCGGGGCTGA